The DNA region ACGACGACTTCGAGCAGCACCACACCCCACTGCCGGATCACGGGATCACTGCCTCCTGGTCGCGAGCTCGAAGAGGGTCACCAGTTCGGCCGCGTAGGTGGCGAGATCCAGCTCCGGGGTGCCGGCGAGCAGGAACACCGGGCCCTCCACCGAACGCCGGATGGTCGTCGCCATCACGTGAACGTCGAATTCGCGGAACTCACCCGATTCCTGGCCCCAGCGCAGGATGCGTTCGACCGGTTCCAACGCCGCTCGCTCGCTCGCCGGGTCGTAGTCGAGCGCGCCGCCGAGGAAGATGTTCAGCAACGCCCGCATGCGCGTCGGCTGTGCGGCGGCGAACTCCAGATTCGCCTCCAGGTACGTCCGCAGCGCCGCGCTCGCCGACGCGGGCTCGCTCATCCGCTCGGCCATGAACGCGCCGATCTCGCGGAAGACGTCTTCGAGGACCGTGCGGACGAGTTCCTCCTTGTTCGCGAAGTGGTACGAGATGAGGCCGGTGCTCGAAAGCTTCGCCTGTTTAGCGATCTGGGCGAACGACGCGCGGGTGTAGCCGAGCTCCGCGATCGTCTCGATGGCCGCGGCCACGATCTGTGCCCGTCTCGCACTCTCGGTGAACGTCTTCGCTTTTGCTTGCATGAGCAAAAAATAGCTCGGCCGAGCAAATCCGTCCACCGGCAACCGCTCACCGACCGCTCGCCGAACCGCCTCACCCGTTCGAACAAAAGTTCTAAAAATTGTCGGTACCAGGGTGTTCAATGGTCAGGTGAGCACTTCAACGACCGCTGTCTTCGACGTCATCGACGAGGTCATCGCCCCGCTGGCCGCCGAGGTTCCGGAGCGTCCCTCGGTGATGGAGTTCTACGACCCGGAGCTCGCCGTGCCGCCGGTGCTGGCCGACGAGGAGCCGACTCCAGGGCTCACCCTGGCCGAGGAGGTGGAGCAGTACACCCGGTTCGTGAGCGGGATGGCGACCATCGGGCTGGCCCCCGGCGGTGAGGTCACGCCCGAGGCCGTCGGGCTGTATCGCGCGCTGCGCGGCGGGTTCATCCGCGGCGTGGTGACCGGTGTGTTCCCGTCGCGCGCGGAGCCGTGGGAGGTCCGGTTCTTCGGCGACGAGGACTACACCACGGTGCTGAACAAACTCGGCAGGCGAGCGCGGCTGCGGTCCGGTTTCCTCAGCGCGCTGCCGGGCTGGGTGTTCGACGGCCTGCCCGACCATCCTCCGGGCACCGGCGAGACCGTGCGCATCGTGACGGACGCCGGCGGGCTGATCCCGCTGCGGGCCCGCGAGGCCGTCGAGGTGATCCGAGAGGGCGCTTCGCGGCCGCGGCACGGCACGGTCCTCGTCGATCTCGCGGTGCGGAATTCCATCCTCGCCGAGTATCCGCACGGCGCGTTCGGCCTGGTGGACAACGATCTCGGCCGGTACCAGTTCAGCGCGGCGATGGACGGCGACGGCCGGTGGACGCTCACCTGGGGCCCGGCCAGCCGGTCGACGGCCGAGCAATGGATCGTGAAGGCGGTGCAGAACCATGCGTGAACCGGCGACCGTGAAGGAACTGATGAAACGCGCCGCCGAGCCGGTGCTGCGCGCGGTGCCCGAGCGGCGGAGCGTCTATCTCGGCTACGACCCGGAGATCACCGACGACGAGATCCGCCGTCTGTGCCCGTCCTACGACGAGCCGGCGGATCTCGTCACCCAGGCCGAGCGGTACGCGGCCAAGGCGGCGATGCTCGAAGAGGCCGGGCTGATGGAGAACGGCGAGATCCATCCGGCCGCGGTCCGGATGCACGGCGTGATGCTGCGCGGTTCGGTGCGAGGCGTCCTCACCGGCGTCTTCGCGTCCGCGCCCCGCTCGGTGCGTGTCGATTGCTATGGCGACGGGCATCAGGCGGTCGTCTGGCGGATGCGGTCGGGGCGGCGGACCACGTTCAGCCTCAGCGATTTCGGCGAGCTGGGAGCCCGGGTCTTCGGCGGGCTCCCGCACGTTCCCGCCGGGGAGACCGAGCCGATGCGCATCAGGATCGACGAGCACGGCGTGCCGCTGCCCGGCCAAGAGGAGGAGGTCGGCCTGGTCGCCGACACGCTGAGCCGTCCGCGCACCGGCACGGCGATCCTCGATCTGGTCGCCTTCGGCGGGCTGAACGCCGAGTACCCGGATTACGGCTTCGTGATCGTCGACAACGATTTGGGGAGGTTCGTGTTGTACGCCGCCCCTTCCGAAGGGTGGCTGATGTTCGGTGGAATGGACCGCCGGGCACTGGCGGCCTGGCTGCACGAGGCGGTGGACTTGAGCCGGACGTAGCCGCCTTGAGCGATGGACGACTGGGGAGGGCGGGCATGGACCTGGATCGGCGCGCGGCCGACGCGTGGTTCCGGCGGCGAGGGCTGCCGATGGTCATCCACCGGCGGAGGCGCGGAGCGGGCATGTTGCGCCGGTCCACGCCGGGGCTGGTGTTCCTGTGCCTGCTCGACCTGCTGCTGGCCGCGTTGCTGAAGCTGCTCGACGTCCCCGAGGACGTCCTCGCGGCCCGGATGCGCAGCAGCGGCGTCGGCTACGTGCTGGGCGTGCTGGCGCTGACCTTCGCCGTGGTCGTGGTGCCGGTGATCGCCGGACGGCTGATGGCGAAGCTGCTTCGCGTGCTGAGCCGCACCAGGGTGCGGTTGGCCGTGATGGCGGCGACGATCGGCTTCTGGCTGGTCGTGCTGCCGCTCGGCGAACGGCTCACCGGGCTGGTGTCGTGGGACAACCCGTTGTGGGTCGCCGTGCTCACCAACCTGGTCGCGCTGGCCGTGCTGATGTTCCTGGTCCGGATCGGCGTCGGTTCGATCCTCACCTGGGCGGCACGGAGCGCGGTCGCCCAGGTCAGGGCCATCGGCACGCTGGCGTCGCGGGCGCTGCCGCTGCTCCTGCTGGTGGTGATGTTCAGCTTCTTCACCGCCGAGCTGTGGCAGGCCGTGGAACGGCTGACCCCGGGCCGGTTGTGGCTGGTGGCCGGCTTCCTCGTGCTGATCGGCGCGGTGTTCCTGGCGTCGATGCTGTCCGACGAGATCAAGGAGCTGAAGTCCTGGACCGTGGAGCCCGGTGCGACCGTGCTGCGTGGCACGCCGTTCGACGACGACACCCCGCCACCGGGCAGGCGCGCGTTGACGAAGACCGAGCGCTTGAACATCGCCTTGGTGCTGTTCTTCGCCCAGGCGGTGCAGATCGTGGCGTTCGGGGTGCTGGTGTTCGCGTTCTTCGTCGTGTTCGGGGTGCTGATCCTCAGCCCGGAGGTCGTGACGGAGTTCGCCGGCCGTGAATCGGCGCCCGGGACACTGCTGGGTGTCCCCCTCCCGGTGAGTTCCGCGCTCGTCAACGTCTCCGTTTTCCTCGCCGTGTTCTCCGGTCTGTACTTCGCCGCATCGACCGCGACGGACGTTCGGTACCGGCGTTCTTTCTTCGAACCTTTGCTGG from Amycolatopsis sp. EV170708-02-1 includes:
- a CDS encoding TetR/AcrR family transcriptional regulator — translated: MQAKAKTFTESARRAQIVAAAIETIAELGYTRASFAQIAKQAKLSSTGLISYHFANKEELVRTVLEDVFREIGAFMAERMSEPASASAALRTYLEANLEFAAAQPTRMRALLNIFLGGALDYDPASERAALEPVERILRWGQESGEFREFDVHVMATTIRRSVEGPVFLLAGTPELDLATYAAELVTLFELATRRQ
- a CDS encoding ESX secretion-associated protein EspG gives rise to the protein MFNGQVSTSTTAVFDVIDEVIAPLAAEVPERPSVMEFYDPELAVPPVLADEEPTPGLTLAEEVEQYTRFVSGMATIGLAPGGEVTPEAVGLYRALRGGFIRGVVTGVFPSRAEPWEVRFFGDEDYTTVLNKLGRRARLRSGFLSALPGWVFDGLPDHPPGTGETVRIVTDAGGLIPLRAREAVEVIREGASRPRHGTVLVDLAVRNSILAEYPHGAFGLVDNDLGRYQFSAAMDGDGRWTLTWGPASRSTAEQWIVKAVQNHA
- a CDS encoding ESX secretion-associated protein EspG, whose product is MREPATVKELMKRAAEPVLRAVPERRSVYLGYDPEITDDEIRRLCPSYDEPADLVTQAERYAAKAAMLEEAGLMENGEIHPAAVRMHGVMLRGSVRGVLTGVFASAPRSVRVDCYGDGHQAVVWRMRSGRRTTFSLSDFGELGARVFGGLPHVPAGETEPMRIRIDEHGVPLPGQEEEVGLVADTLSRPRTGTAILDLVAFGGLNAEYPDYGFVIVDNDLGRFVLYAAPSEGWLMFGGMDRRALAAWLHEAVDLSRT